Proteins from one Mycobacterium sp. EPa45 genomic window:
- a CDS encoding TetR/AcrR family transcriptional regulator, translated as MTTGTTARGAARRTEIIDAAIEVMARVGLAGLSMRLVANQAQIPLGALSYYFDDKSDLIAQSFAQLSDREIDRVVATAERLEPSMPAEQLADLVADMIIDGFSSPPGAIVTRYELVTEASRDERLRPMFEAWYAAMIPALSRLFREIGSGQPELDSRTVMAVMAGLEIDNLYRPLGPVDKRRIRATLRHVFKAVIALHEI; from the coding sequence ATGACGACTGGCACCACCGCTCGCGGCGCAGCACGTCGAACCGAGATCATCGATGCCGCAATCGAAGTGATGGCACGGGTCGGCCTGGCCGGGCTCTCGATGCGTCTGGTGGCCAACCAGGCCCAGATACCGCTGGGCGCGCTGAGCTACTACTTCGACGACAAGTCCGATCTGATCGCGCAGTCGTTCGCACAGTTGTCGGATCGCGAGATCGACCGTGTCGTCGCCACCGCGGAGCGGCTCGAACCGTCGATGCCGGCCGAGCAGCTCGCCGATCTGGTCGCCGACATGATCATCGACGGGTTCAGCTCACCGCCCGGGGCGATCGTCACCCGCTACGAACTGGTCACCGAGGCCAGCCGCGACGAACGTCTGCGACCGATGTTCGAAGCCTGGTACGCGGCAATGATTCCCGCGCTCAGCAGGCTCTTCCGCGAGATCGGGTCGGGCCAGCCTGAACTCGACTCGCGCACCGTGATGGCGGTGATGGCCGGTCTGGAGATCGACAACCTTTACCGTCCGCTCGGCCCCGTCGACAAGCGTCGAATCCGGGCGACCCTGCGTCACGTGTTCAAAGCCGTCATCGCACTGCACGAGATCTAG
- a CDS encoding ABC transporter substrate-binding protein, with translation MKLLSGIVPLALVALLLAGTACSGKTNSPNDIAAAASTVRTPLMSDPPPLDPDTFYQPEGLLIMTSTYQGLLQYAPGSTKIAPLLATKWDVTADGLTYTFTLRDGVKFADGTPFDSAAAKASFQRRTDMAAGPAYMLADVKDMQTPDPHTFVVTLTKPVAPFLDYLASPYGPLMTSPTAVAQHTTGNDHASTWLASHTAGTGPYDLTEAVQASHYTMTANKNYWDTAPKITSVQMPVVTSSAVQRLQLGNGELDMVLHGLSKGDYEALATGANTEVLQQNALIKAMIMVNPASAVFSSKDARAALSAALDQKALTTQVFGAQGSPSTQFYPVGMLPDGAVPDVHTYDPSKLAALGKSGGEVSIGYPSGDSSLQDLANQTQVILQAAGFKATVRDFPSAQLFALPQNPDQRPDLFAESWNPDAAHPDTFSRIYQYTNAPVNIQGCSVPEADKLLDAGSAEPDPARSQALYVDAAKAYRDSLCWINLSDLYNTVAASKGYSGWQSQPAWMWDTDFSTLKHQ, from the coding sequence ATGAAACTCCTGTCGGGAATCGTGCCCCTGGCGCTCGTCGCGCTGCTGCTCGCCGGCACGGCATGTTCGGGAAAGACCAACAGCCCCAATGACATTGCCGCCGCGGCATCGACGGTGCGCACTCCACTGATGTCGGACCCGCCGCCGCTCGACCCGGACACGTTCTACCAGCCTGAAGGCCTGCTGATCATGACCTCGACCTACCAGGGGCTGCTCCAGTACGCGCCCGGGTCGACGAAGATCGCACCGTTGCTGGCCACCAAGTGGGACGTCACCGCGGACGGACTGACGTACACCTTCACCCTGCGTGACGGCGTCAAGTTCGCCGACGGCACCCCGTTCGACTCCGCAGCGGCCAAGGCCAGCTTCCAACGCCGCACCGACATGGCCGCCGGGCCCGCCTACATGCTGGCTGACGTCAAGGACATGCAGACCCCGGACCCGCACACCTTCGTGGTCACGCTCACCAAACCCGTTGCGCCCTTTCTGGATTACCTGGCATCCCCCTACGGACCCTTGATGACCAGCCCGACCGCCGTCGCGCAGCACACCACCGGCAACGATCATGCCTCGACGTGGCTGGCCTCGCACACCGCGGGCACCGGCCCCTACGACCTGACCGAAGCGGTGCAGGCCAGCCACTACACGATGACCGCGAACAAGAACTACTGGGACACGGCGCCCAAAATCACCTCGGTGCAGATGCCGGTGGTGACTTCCTCAGCGGTGCAGCGCCTCCAGCTCGGCAACGGCGAACTCGACATGGTCCTGCACGGGCTGTCCAAGGGCGACTATGAAGCCCTGGCCACCGGCGCCAACACCGAGGTGCTGCAGCAGAACGCCCTGATCAAGGCGATGATCATGGTGAATCCGGCGTCGGCGGTCTTCTCCTCGAAAGACGCGCGAGCGGCACTATCCGCCGCGCTCGATCAGAAAGCGCTGACCACACAGGTTTTCGGTGCACAGGGGTCGCCATCGACGCAGTTCTATCCGGTCGGGATGCTGCCGGACGGCGCGGTTCCCGACGTGCACACCTATGACCCGTCGAAGCTGGCCGCACTTGGCAAGAGCGGCGGTGAGGTATCGATCGGCTATCCGTCCGGCGACAGCAGCCTGCAAGACCTGGCCAACCAGACCCAGGTGATCCTGCAGGCCGCGGGCTTCAAGGCGACGGTCCGCGATTTCCCGTCAGCCCAGCTGTTCGCACTGCCCCAAAACCCGGACCAGCGGCCCGATCTGTTCGCCGAGTCGTGGAATCCCGATGCCGCTCACCCCGATACCTTCTCGAGGATCTACCAATACACGAACGCACCGGTCAACATCCAGGGCTGCTCGGTGCCGGAGGCCGACAAGCTCCTGGACGCCGGCAGCGCCGAACCCGACCCGGCGAGATCGCAGGCGCTCTACGTCGACGCTGCCAAGGCCTATCGCGACTCACTGTGTTGGATCAACCTGTCAGACCTGTACAACACGGTCGCCGCCAGCAAGGGTTACTCGGGTTGGCAGAGCCAGCCGGCGTGGATGTGGGACACCGACTTCTCCACCCTCAAACACCAGTGA